A region of the Silene latifolia isolate original U9 population chromosome 9, ASM4854445v1, whole genome shotgun sequence genome:
TTAAAATAAGTTATTTTGTTCACTTAGGGTTTATTAGGTCGATTTGGGTCACTTTTGGCTTAGAACATGTACTATAAAGAGAAGAGTTTCATCCTCTTATTTCTTATCTCTTCCTCTAATGTTTTGACACCTCGTCATCTCTTTCCTCCACTGCATTTTCCACTATCTatatcttcttcctcttctattcTTTAATTTTTCTCCTATAATAGAGAGGATCCTcttacattatttttcttattattttaatttttataaaatataaaaaataaaaaagatagTCACAAGGGCCAAGATGAGCTTTCCTCTAAAATTAGAGGAAGAAGCTATCTTCCTCTTGTTAAGAGGATGGATACTAGAGaacccacaatagagaggatctcCTCTTAGAGGAGATAGAATGCTAAGAGGAGAGGTGATCCTCTCTATTGTACATGCTCTTAGAGCATGTACAATAGAGAGTATGAAATGATCCTCTTATTTTTTCATTCCCCCACTATTTTTATGACACCTCAATTTGTTTTtcatttactttatttttcattttcacCATCCTCTTCCTTAAATCTTTTCTTATTTTTTACTACAATAGAGAGGATCCTCTAAAATTATTATTCTTACTTTAAATAATCCACaaatttaataaataaataaattattaggcACATAGCAAACAAGGATTGGTTAATGGGCACAAGGGCCAAGATTAGTTTTCCTCTAAAATTAGAGGAAGAAGGCATCTTCCTCTTACCAAGAGGATGCATACTAGTATGTCCACAATAGAGAGGACCTCCTCTTAGATGAGAGAGAGTGCTAAGAGGAGGGGTAATCCTCTCTATTGTACATGCTCTTAGGTCACTTTCAAGTCGGACAGTTCGGGTCACACTTTTCGGGACAATTTTGGTTTCGGGTTATTCGGGTAAGGCCAACTTTGTCAGGTCTTATTACAAGCGTGGTACTGTCAAAGTGTCAATCGGACCAGATGAATCGATTCTAAGCCGAGTTATCTCAGATCAAGCCGGTTTTAAGTTTTGTTGGAGTATCGCTTACCGAGGCGTTCTCTTAATGGGTAGACCTTAGACCctcgtgttttttttttaattcgcaAGAGTCATGGATCGAACTCATGTTGAGTGATTACATGTTTAAGAGATGAGAACCCTTACCAATTACCACTCATCAGGGCCGTCTCTGAGATTTCAGGCCCTGTGCGAAATCTTAATTCGGGGCCCTAATGCCCTATATTGTATTTTTCAACTTAAAGTATAAATTTAATCCCGACTACTAAGGTATTTGAGCCCTATTAAATTAAGATGGCATAAAGATGAGACAAtctttataaattttattaaatttatatTAAATTAAGGTggcataaaattatattaaagTAGAAAGACGGTCGGGATTAAACTATATTTAACTTAGCTCAAATATTTAGGTTCAAAATGTaagtttgtcaaaaaaaaaaattacagcaATGGTAGTCAAACCTGGGATGCCATACTACATCAAACACTTAACAGCACAATTAGAACCACTAGACTGCATTTACATTGTATGTTAAAAACCCATTGTCAAAACTTTCTTATCTAATATCCGGCAGGCTTCCAAGACCAGTTTTGGGCCAAAATTTTTGGGGGCCTGTGCGAGCGCTCGGGCCGCACACCCTCAAAGACGGGCCTGCCACTCATTCCTAGAGCCCGTAGAGATGTCAATCGGCTCAGAAAAGTCGGGGTTCGAGTTGGGTCAGGCCGGGTCGGTATGTTGGGTAAGCTATCCTTTCTTGTCGTGTCGGTCATTTCAAAATATGGGATCAGGCCGGGTCAGGTTTGAGTTGGATTATTATATAGTCAATTTATTCAATCGCATTACTTcaatttttaccattaaaattAGTTTTTCGACCATTATTTGATTAAGTTACTGCATCACACGTTCAAGCAACCAAGGGCCCAAGAAAGAAGGGGCATCATGATCGATGAAACTAAACACTAAATTGCTTTTATTTTCATCAATTTTAGGCTTAATAATTGACgagtcatcaatttaatcgggttcATATCGGTTAGGTTTTGGTTCGGGTTCAAATCACTGATTATCGGGTCATGTCAGGTTACGGGTCATCACCGGGTCGAATTGGGTTTGCTCGGATACGGGTTGGACCAAACTTGGCAGCTCTACCATACCAACCAATTTTGGTTGGTTCAATTTAGGTAAGTCTAAATGTTATGTGTTTCACAATAAAGTACGAGTTGGAGTCGGGTTTGATTTATATTCGGTTGATTTCAAACTTAGGTCATTAGTTTCATGTCAAGGTAATCATAAGTCATATATCTGTTTTAAACGAGTGGTATTAGTCCAGTGGTAGTCgcgttaaaccttgaagcttgcagaaatgcaggagttgagaggtctcgGATTCGACTACCagttggggcgatgatcacttagTCACTGCAACCCCCGaaagggtggcttacatggtccatgtggtggtgcgggaatgcatgagTCGGGGGGAATTCAACCCCCTCGTtataaaaaaaaaggttcaaatTATATTATTCCACTAGAATGATTGCGAGTGCATACAAATAATTTATGATAAGTGTCAATCTTTTAACATAATAACTAGTTTTGTATTCCGTACATTAATTTTATCTTGTTCTTTCTCTCCATTCAATTTTAAAATGTGATTTGTGGCCCTATGTTCTATCATATAAGACAAATTTTAATGTCTCATATGTTATCACAAATACTAACCAGTTGTATAGTGGCATTATACAACCGTCACAAAATTGTTGAGCTgttacacaaagttgttgagctattttacaagttattgagctattttatgaagttattgagcttaaatTGAGACTATACAATCACCAAAAACATAAATATTTGAAAAAATTGTGCTAGTGTAAACAATCTGAATTTCTTAGGAGGTTTCTGACAATCTGAATTTCTTTAAGTTAGTTTAGACCTGTCAAAGGGTCATCTGTGTCGGATCAGATCATTGAGAGCTCAGGCCGAGTTAGTGCGCTGTTAATGGGTCATTTAGGCAGTTTTGGTTTAGGTCATTTTCGGGACAATGGTTTGGGCTAGATCCGTTTTCTAGGTCTAAGTTAGGGACTACCCCAATTGTATGTACACGTCAGTGACCATCACTGTTGTCTGTTGTGTGTTGTGTCCCGGCAGTTTCCCTTGCTATATCAAGAAGGTGTCCAAAACGTCCACTTCGGCTGGATGGTCAACGGAATGTGCAGCGGAATTATCACTTCTGCAAGAAAGCCCTATCATATCAGGCGTTCAGTAACAACGGGAAACCTGGTGACATGGAAATATTCTCGAGTAACAACGGGAAACCAGCTGACATGGCCGTGACCATCACTGTTGGGGTGGAATTGCTCTATGGTACTTTTTCCTCCTGGTTTATGGCTCAGTTGACTCCAGTAGATCAACAACAGCATATTTGGTATTTCTCGAGTCACTAGCCCCTTCACTAAAGTACTGGCTCCTGACACTTTTCGTGGTGATCTCGGCTTTAGTCCCGTATGTAACTTACTCGTCTCTTCAAATGAGGTTACTTCCCATGTACCATGAAATGATTCAATGGATACGGCTCGAGGGCAAAACCGAGGACCCTGAGTACTGCAGCATGGTCCGTCAAAGATCCATACGACCTACAACAGTTGGGTATACAGCCCGTGCAGCCGCCAGCCGGAAGGAAAGACGCCGGAGTAAAGGCGGATGATGTTATTTTGACAAACAGGTCGAACCAATGAGCAGTTTCCAAACTTGAGGCCCCGGAAGTTGCCAAAGCTTGGACTTGCAGACTCACCAAAAAATTATACTTCTGACTATGAcagaataaaataaaataaaatagctaACTAAACTGATTGCACGCCATTTTATTGTGGAGTAACAGTAACTTGATGCAGTTCCAAGCAAACATTTACCTGTCAAATTGTTAGGCTAAACCACCAGCGCGAGCAATCCTACCTTCTAATGATAGCACAGCAATAATTAAGAACTTGAATTTAAACAGAAACTTAACTAGAAGTCATTATAAAACAATTGTGGTTAAAAGTAGAGCAAAAGCATAATTCTAATAGTTTGATTATATTCAAGTCTTCAAAAAAGATTCAACATATGATGGCAATTAGGACCCAGAAGACCCTAGTAAACGACTTCAAGAAACTTAGCTCGGCAAAAGCTGACCAGACGAGGTAGACCTACGGAAAACTGAACCTAAGACCACTCTAAACGATTTTGAGTAACTTAGGACGGCAAAAGCTGACCATCATAAGGACAGCCATGCAAAGCCAACCTATGTATACAATGTATTAATGTAATTGCATTCCTCTAATTCTTACTCTGGTAATACCAACTGCGTGGTTTGTTCTCCAATTCCTTTTCCTTCCTTGAACAATACCATGCTCTCCACATAAGAAGTAGACAAGTAAAATGTGACACAATCTACACGTATCTCTCTTAATGCCGTGTCATCGTGTGTTACTAGATCAGTTGAAGTGACGACATTGTTACTTCCTCTATAGGAATGAATATTAAAACCACCCCTCAGCATGATAACTTCTCCATTCTTTCTAAAACCAAAAGCCCGTGGCATGTCACAAGGATATAACTTAGCAATATCGAAATCAAACATCTTCGTCCAAGATTTAGCAACCCCATCTTCTTTCATAAGCCAGACACTACAAGTCTTAATTGCATTATTGTAGTTCCGCTTAATCAAAGTCAAATTTCCCTTACAGTCCTGGACATACAAATCCATGGGCCGGGTAAATGTTGACTCATCCTCTTCCTCTATTAAAATTTCCGGCACTTGTATGATCTCAAAAGTCTCTGTAAacatatcaaatttgaggatcacatTTTTATTTGGACCAGAGAGATGATAACCAACCCAATAGACAGAGCCATTACTGAAACACGGGATATATCCCTTATATTCGGAGTCATGCCGTTTAATCAAGTAGCTAGGACCATCACCGATAACCCTCCAGCACCCAGTTTTTAAACTAAAAACCTCAACTTGTGTTGGTGGTTCTGTCGTCTCTGGGTTCCTCCAATATGCAGAATCCAGGTCTACGATTCGAACCACCTTGTAATCATCCAAAATAGAATCAAACCCAAACCCACAAGCAGACTGATACGGACCATGAGTTTGAAATACCATTATAGGCTGCGGAACGTGAACAAACTTCCCTATAGATGGGTTCCAAAGTATAATAAGAGTACCCTCATATCCTCCAAAATCATTAACCAAGCAAAGAACACCGTTTACGCAACCCGCCACAGTAAAACAGTCATTATGATTACTGAAAGGGATAAGCAATCCTTGAGATTGAAAACCGGAAAAAGTGTCATCATCAGGTTCAAAATGGTAAATTTCTTTCTTGTCGAGGGTAAAATAACGAAGTAACAATTGGGAATTGGTGTGTTTTGCAATGTGGGTCGAGATAAAATCACGACTAGTGATTAAAGAGAGGAATGATTTGGACAAAATTGTGCATTTTATTAGGGTTTTTACCCCCAATCTGTGTAAGATGTCACTGCTAATTTCAGTAGGTAAATTATCCCACATTTTTGCAGCAGTAAAAATAAACAAAGTAAATTGCGAAGATTGAAGACGAGAAAAGAGCTTACTGCTAGACGATGAAGATGGTCTTCTGCGGCTTGTTGCTTGTGAGAGAGAacaatttcttttaattttcttccGAGCAAAAATAGGGTTTTTGATCAGTATTAGCCACTGTAGAAGTGTACACTGGGCTGGGGCGGGCTGGGCTGTCATTTGTGGCCCAGGCCCATCACTAAAAAGGGGTCGGGCTGGGCTCCATAATTCTTGCCCAGGCCCGGCCCATATAGTGTTTTTTAGTGTTTTTTGCAGGCCAAGCCGAGCTGGGCTGGAAATTTGGGGCACTGGCCCGGCCTGGGTAGGGGCGGGCTGACTGAGCTAGAAAAAACCGACCCACTGGTGCGGGCTGGGCCGAGCTTGCCGCACCGTTGAACAGCTCTAGTATTAGGCATATAGAGTAATAATTTTCGGGTTATATAAATTTAATCGGGCCAATACCTTGTCTGGTTCATATCGGTTCGGGTTCAGATCACTGATTATATGGTCATGTCGGCTTAAGAGTCGTCACTGGATTAGGTTAGGTTTGCTCGGACAAGCTTTACTCACACCAACCAACTTTGGTTGATTCAATTTAGGTAAGTCCAAATATTATGTGTTTGAGTGTTTCACAATAAAGTTCGAGTTGGAGTTGGGTTTGATTTATGTATTCGGTTGATTTCAAACTTAGGTCATTAGTATTTTCATCAAGGGCAGGCCTTATCCTTGTCAATTCGGTTCACCTAATCGGGGCTCAAAAGAGTTAGGGGCCTCATCTGAAAACAGTTATAATTAAAGTATGTGCAACGTTCTATTAACAATCCTTCCTTTGGCACAGTGGTAATGGTCCTAGTATCAAACAAACTATGAAGGTCTACCGAGGTCCTGGGCTTGATTCTATATGCTGTTATTTTTTAGTCAatatcctctccatttcctaaaaagagaTGGAGAGttcatcccctatttactaaggCTCCGTTTGACAGTACACTTCAGGTATCTGATTTGCCTCAAGTAGCTTTTTTGTCAAAAAaatcaggtaccttattttttttagAGTGTTTGGCAACTACCTTTTTTGACcaaaaaaggtacctgaaatgaaatgctacctcatgtagcatttgagaaattaggTACCTCATTCTTTTTTTGTCTACCGATTTTACCCTTGTTTTTTAATGTTGTCAACTAAACTCTCATTCAATATCTTCTCCCAAATAACACAAACAACCGTTAAATAAAATTCTTCAATACACTTCATCGGAAAAAATCGTTTTTTTTATATGAGTTTAATAGAGAACTAATTTTGTATTCATAGATACATTTTTCAATGATatattgtttgaatttttttttccttttaccTAATCGTGATATGTTAATTATTGTTCTCATTCTCTTTGAAACATGTTGGGGACTTGCGCAACTACATTGAAAAAACTACATTATAACTTTATTAATAACAACACCAATTAgccctggcaaaacgggtcaacgggccGGGTTCGGGTTCGGGTCGAGCCAATTCGGGTCGGGTAAGTTCGGGTCTCTCGTTGATTTCGagttaattcgggtcgggacgggtcattTCGGATTTCGGATCTGTTttgggtttgttggtcgggtctatttcgggtcaagcgggtcgggttgtttcgggtcaggtcattttcgggtcaatgaataatagagaaatatcatttcaagtctttttggttcaattagagttatattttgtcaggtcattttcgggtttgatggtttcggatcgggtctttttcgggtcaagaaagctcgggtcatatTTGGGTCAGGTCGGGTCAATTTGGGTTTTCGGCTCACACTcaggtgatgtagttcgggtcacttcggatCGGGTCAAGCATTTTTGGTCGGGTCAATCGGATCGGGTTGCTTTTGCAGGTCTAACGCCAATGATAATAACACAAGAATAATAGCAAAAACataaatgataacaataataaccATGCCCTTTTACGTCATTTGATCAAATATCGCCTACCTTTTCATTCTACTTTCCAAACACTTTTAAtaaaaatcagctaccttatcagctcctaattttcagttaccttttcagctaccttatcaagtttcaggtaccttttcagatttcaggtatcttttcaggtttcaggtaccttttcagctagttttgccaaacagagcctaaatgaataggtgaaactcttattattttttccgcctaaaccatattttctaaaacaaagtttggtatttttagcatatactataAAAATGGTAGATGATTAATGACACAattttttaaatttaatatttaaaaCATTCCATATTTCACACTCTGCATAAATTTATCTCCATTCGTATATGATAAAAAAACTGTACACTTTTTTTAAATAATTGTACGATGAAATTTGTTGACTTGTAATGATAAGAAATTGCACATAAACGATGTTAACAGTAAAAAATTCTAaaaataacatcattaatttttCGGTAAAAAGaaacttttattaaaatactcatttcatgacattttacaattttattttttttggtcaAATAAAAAAATAGTAATGAGAAACAtaaaaaataagtgaattgtcaatttaaaatccataaataatacggagtacatcaaaaaataaaattttataaataccgtgcatatattaaacgggatctaaactagtttcataTCAACGGATCCGATTGCATTCTACTAATATCAAAAGGTTCAAGATTTATGCAAGGAAATAAAGGTTTAATAGGGTGGAGAAGGAAAAATGGAGAGAATACTAATTGGTTATTTTTATCTCAATTATTTTCGAAGTTGCTCTTTCATAAACTTTTTGTCACAACTTTTCCACTTTTTTAAGCTGCTCCttaaatacaaaaaataaaaaataaaaaaaaaatcaaattctcCATTCATCTTCATCCCAAAATTAATCTAATTCTCAACAAATACTTGGTCTAAAACTCTAAATCCCATTAATCTAGAGCAATGGTGTATGTTAGTAACTACTTTGAGAGACGATATGGCAGCTTAATTCAGCCTCTGTATCGATTCCCAGAAACATAAGTTATAACAGCTTAATTAGTCTCCATTTTTGTCATATGGTAGGCTGTAATGTCCAGTGATATTGCCATTGCACATTTGCACAATTTTGGCTTTTGGATACAGCTCGAGGGCAAAACCGAGGACCCTGAGTACTGCAACATGGTCCGTCAAAGATCCATACAACCTACAACAGTTGGGTTTACAGCCCGTGCAGCCACCAGCCGGAAGGATAGACACCGGAGTTAAGGCGGATGATGTTATTTTGACAAACAGGTCGAACCAATGTAGGGACTGTCTGGCAGTCTGGGTCGGGTTTTTTTATCCGAATTTTGTGGGGAGGTTCATCAGCTTCTGCTCTGGGAATCACTGGATTCAACTATTCAAGGCTATGTACATCTCAGAAATATACCAAAAAAAAATGTATTATTATGTGTcatgtgtgaatagggaagaaaaatcgAAAATGTGAATTTTTGTGAACTGTATAATCTTGTTCTTCCTTTGTATCAGTGGAGAGCCGCGACACTAGTGCTCTTAGAGGGCAGCTTATAATCGTCGAGAATGTTTGTACAGAAACAGAACTTCAGTGTGCATATAAACTAATATTGAGAATTTGTTTCCATATTTTACCTGATATATTGAGTTCTCTTTGCTACGCCAGTGATTTCGACATAGAGTTCATCAAATGCTGCAAATTTATCACTGTCGATGTCTAAAGAAGCTGTCTTTCCGAGCTTGGACGGGGGTCGCATGCAACCATCGTGATTAATCCTGCCTTCTAATGATAGCACAGCAATAATTAAGAGCTTGAATTTAAACAGAAACTTAACTAGAAGTCATTATCAAACAACTGCGGTTAAAAGTAGAGCAAAAGCATAACTTTAATAGTTTGATTATATTCAAGTCTTAAAAAAGGATTAAACATATGGTGGCAATTACGACCCAGATGACCATAGTAAACGATTTCGAGAAAGTTAGCTCGCCAAAAGCTAACCAGCATAAGGACGGCCAAGCATTCCTCTAATTCTTCCTCTGGGATTTCTTATCTGCATCAAATCATCCTGATTTCTTAGTTCGAACAAATCCAACTGCGTGGTTTGTTCTCCAATTCCTTTTCCTTCCTTAAATAATACCATGCTCTCCACATAAGTAGACAAGTAAAATGAGAAACAATCTACGCTTACCTCTCTTAATGGTATCTCATCGTGTGTTACTACATCAGTTGAAGTGACGACATTCTCGTTTCTGCCTCCGGAATATATATTATGACCACCCTTCACAATGATAACTTCTCCATTCTTTCTAAAACCAAAAGCCCTTGGCATGGCACAAGGTTCTAACTTAGCAATATCGAAATCAAACATCTTCGTCCAAGTTTTAAAGACCCCATCTTCTTTCATAAGCCAGACACTACAAATCTTAATCGCATCATTGTAGTTCCGAATAATCAAACTCAAATTTCCCTTATACTCCTGGACATACAATTTCAAATTCATGACTGGGGTAGATGTTGACTCATTCTCTATTAAAATTTCTGGCAGTTGTATGATCTCAAAACTCTCGGTAGACATATCAAATTTGATGATCACAATTTTATTTAGATCCTGAATATAAGAACCAATCCAATAAACGGAGCCATTAATAAAACGCGTGATATACCCATACTTCCGCCATTTAATGATGTAGTTAGGACCATCACCGATAACCCTCCAACACCCAGTTTTTAAACTAAAAACCTCAACTTGTGTTGGTAGTTCTGGGTTCGTCCAATGTGGAGCATCCAGGTCTACGACTCGAACCACCTTGTAATCATCCGAAATAGAATCAAACCCAAACCCACAAACAGACTCATACGCACCATGAGTTTGAAATACCATTATAGGCTGCGGAACGTGAACAAACTTCCTTATAGATGGGTTCCAAAGTATAATAAGAGTACCGTCAATACGAAAATCATTAACCAAGCAAAGAACACCGTTTACGCAACCCGCCACAGTAAAACAGTCATCAGGATAATTAAGGAAAGGGACAAGCAATCCTTGAGTTTGGAAGCCGGAAAAAGTATCATCATCAGGTTCAAAATGGTACTTTTCTTCACTGTCGAGGGTAAAATAACGAAGTAACAAATGGGAATTGGTGTGTTGTGCGATGTGGGTCGAGATAAAATCCTGACTAGTAATTAATGAGAGGAATGATTTGGACAAAGTTGTGCACTTTATTAGGGTTTTTACCCCCAATCTGTGTAATATGTTTGTGCTGATTTCAATAGGTAAATTATCCAACATTTTTGCAGGAAAAAATAAACAAAGTAATTGGGTAGAACAAAGAAGATGAGACCTTACTGAGTTACTGGCTTACTGCTAGctgatgaaaatggacaatgagaGCATTCAGAGCCTTGTTGCTTGTGAGTTGTGACTGGTGAGGTGAGAGAGAACAATTTCTGTCTTTTTTCCGAGCAAAATAGAAATTTGGGATATTCTACTGGGTACCTTTCTGGTTTTCGATTTTTTAAGttgtactctttttttttttatattctatGGGGTACCTCTAAACTATATAAATCAATTTATATCatgaccttatttattatcattgCTAACTTAGTTTCTTAAATGATCTATTAAATGGTTTATTTATCATTCCAATTACTCGATAACCTACTCATTTACTTATTAATTCGCCGAATTACTCAATAGCCCAAGAAATAGTATACGAAACTAAGTAAAAGTTAAAAAAATCTCCATTATTATGTCATGAATAATAACAGGTGTTTTTAATAGTAGTTGGtgcttattaaaagtgatttgtGGTGTTTCTCATATAGAATGGTGATACAATATTAATAAGTTAGAACCCATGAGCACTTAGATCAACTGGCAAGGGATTGTTCTAACTTAACCAGAGGTCTCGTGTTCGAGCCCTAGAAACGCAGCAGTGTTAAAACTCATGAGGGAGAGCTTTACCGCCCTAGTGGTCCTACCCAACTCGAATCCGGATTAAACCGGATgatttacacaaaaaaaaaaaagttagaaTAAAGTCAAAGTAAGGTCgtttgatagtgataaagttaatggaTAGTTAAAGGAGGTGATGATGGAGAAATAAGTAAGAAGGTTAGGGGTACACTGTAGAATTAAAAAAAAGGAGaggtacaacatagaaaaccgaaaaactcaGGGGCACATCGTAGAATATCCCTAGAAATTTTTATGTTTTACAAAACTAGACCTCGCAAATGGGTTAATCGGGTCGGGTTATTTCAGGTTTGCAAAGATTTGGGTTGGCAAGGTTATTTTGGATTTGGGTTAATcagtttgcaaaaataaatattcGATTGGGTCAATTTGGGCTCGGGTCAAACTTGAGTATTGAGTTTGGGTGTCGTCGATTAGGGGCGGGGTTATTCAAGTCGGGGCAATTTTGCCAGAATTATTTACAACTATTAATACAATTTACAAGTGTTGTGTCAAGCAGTCGATCGAATCTGTTGAGTCGGTTATGAGTTGGGTTATCTCGGATATGTTGTGCGCCCAGCACCCTACCCCCACGACCCACTCAGCGCGTCTTGCTTCAGACGACTGTTTCTCGTCTGAAATAAGATCGGTAATATGttgtcattttacaataaaatgttgttattttctggTAACATGTTACCATTACTTTTCACAATCATTTTCAGAGTACAAAATGACACCTCTAGtgataacattttgtgaattaaatAATTACATTCTCTTCAAAAATGACAACATTTTGTCGGTCTTATTTCAGATAGAAAAACAGCCCGTtcgaaataagaatttgtgaaataAAATAGCTAACTAACTGAGTGCACTCATTCTATTGTGAAGTAACAGGAATTCGATGCACTTCCAAGCAAACATTTACCTAGTTATTAAAAGTAGAGTAAAAGCATAAGTTTAATAGTTTGATTAAACATCTAGTGCTATTAGGACCCATAACACTGTAGTAAAATATTTCGAGAAAGTTAGCTCGCCAAAAGCTGACCAGACGAGGAAGACCTACGCAACACTGAACCTAACACCACAATAAAATCATCCTGTTTTCTTAGAACAAAGCCAACTGCGTGGTTTGTTTTTTGATTCCTATTCCTTCTTTGAACAATACCATACTCTCCACATAAGTAGACAAGTAAAATGAGAAACGATCTACGCTTATCCCTTTTATCCCTCTTAATGCTGTCACACCGTGTGATACTAGATCAGTTGAAACGACTACATTCTGATCATTTCTATTTCCGGAATAAATATTTTGACCACCCTTGACCATCATAATTTCTCCATTCTTTCTAAAACCAAAAGCCCTTGGCATGCCACTCTTACCAATATCGAAATCAAACATTTTCGACCAAGATTTAACAACCCCGTCTTCCATCATAATCCAGGCAGTACAACTCGTAATCTCATCATCATAGTTCCGCTTAATCAAACTCAGATTTCCCTTATACTCCTGGACATACAAATCCATGACCCCAGCGGACTCATTCTCTATTAAAATTCGCGGTAATTGTATGATCTCAAAACTTTCCGTAGACagatcaaatttgaggatcacatTTTTATTTGGACCCACAAGACGATATCCAATCCAATAAACAGACCCATTACTGAAACACGGAGTATATCCGCAATGGTGCCGTTTAATTAAGTAACTAGGACCATCACCGATAACCCTCCAACACCGAGATTTCAAACTAAAAACCTCAACTTGTGTCGGTAAGGTCGTCTCATCAAGTTTTACGATTCGAACCACTTTGTAATCATTCGAAATAGAATCAAACCCGAATCCACAAACAGATTCATACGAACCATAAGATTCATCATATACTATATTAGGCTGCGGAACATGAA
Encoded here:
- the LOC141598820 gene encoding F-box protein CPR1-like, whose product is MLDNLPIEISTNILHRLGVKTLIKCTTLSKSFLSLITSQDFISTHIAQHTNSHLLLRYFTLDSEEKYHFEPDDDTFSGFQTQGLLVPFLNYPDDCFTVAGCVNGVLCLVNDFRIDGTLIILWNPSIRKFVHVPQPIMVFQTHGAYESVCGFGFDSISDDYKVVRVVDLDAPHWTNPELPTQVEVFSLKTGCWRVIGDGPNYIIKWRKYGYITRFINGSVYWIGSYIQDLNKIVIIKFDMSTESFEIIQLPEILIENESTSTPVMNLKLYVQEYKGNLSLIIRNYNDAIKICSVWLMKEDGVFKTWTKMFDFDIAKLEPCAMPRAFGFRKNGEVIIVKGGHNIYSGGRNENVVTSTDVVTHDEIPLREVSVDCFSFYLSTYVESMVLFKEGKGIGEQTTQLDLFELRNQDDLMQIRNPRGRIRGMLGRPYAG
- the LOC141600318 gene encoding F-box protein CPR1-like is translated as MWDNLPTEIWSDILHRLGVKPLIRCTILSKSFLSLITSHHFISTHIAKHANPHLLLRYFTVDSKKKKKKYHEMYHFEPDNDTFSGFQSKGLLLPFLNYPADKCFTVAGCVNGVLCLVNDFRIEGTLIILWNPSIRKFVHVPQPNIVYDESYGSYESVCGFGFDSISNDYKVVRIVKLDETTLPTQVEVFSLKSRCWRVIGDGPSYLIKRHHCGYTPCFSNGSVYWIGYRLVGPNKNVILKFDLSTESFEIIQLPRILIENESAGVMDLYVQEYKGNLSLIKRNYDDEITSCTAWIMMEDGVVKSWSKMFDFDIGKSGMPRAFGFRKNGEIMMVKGGQNIYSGNRNDQNVVVSTDLVSHGVTALRGIKGISVDRFSFYLSTYVESMVLFKEGIGIKKQTTQLALF
- the LOC141600303 gene encoding F-box protein CPR1-like, producing the protein MTAQPAPAQCTLLQWLILIKNPIFARKKIKRNCSLSQATSRRRPSSSSSSKLFSRLQSSQFTLFIFTAAKMWDNLPTEISSDILHRLGVKTLIKCTILSKSFLSLITSRDFISTHIAKHTNSQLLLRYFTLDKKEIYHFEPDDDTFSGFQSQGLLIPFSNHNDCFTVAGCVNGVLCLVNDFGGYEGTLIILWNPSIGKFVHVPQPIMVFQTHGPYQSACGFGFDSILDDYKVVRIVDLDSAYWRNPETTEPPTQVEVFSLKTGCWRVIGDGPSYLIKRHDSEYKGYIPCFSNGSVYWVGYHLSGPNKNVILKFDMFTETFEIIQVPEILIEEEDESTFTRPMDLYVQDCKGNLTLIKRNYNNAIKTCSVWLMKEDGVAKSWTKMFDFDIAKLYPCDMPRAFGFRKNGEVIMLRGGFNIHSYRGSNNVVTSTDLVTHDDTALREIRVDCVTFYLSTSYVESMVLFKEGKGIGEQTTQLVLPE